In Ralstonia pseudosolanacearum, the DNA window CACGGTGCCGTCGGCGCGCACGATCGGGTAGTAGGTCTGCAGCCCGGCCGGCGTGTCGAAGGCGACCGTGGCGTGGGTGGCGATGGTCTCCTTGTACAGGCCCATGCCGGCGCCGGTGCCGGTGGCGAAATAGACCGCGCTGGCATCGGGTGTCGCGAACGGCATCGAGTTCTCGGTGGCCGGTGCCGTGTTGGTGATGTCCACGACCGACGTGAAGATCGGGCCCGTGCTGGTGTACGACAGCGTGGCCTGCATGACGTCGCCGCTCTGCTTGAAGAACAGCGATTTGCCGTCGGCGCTGAACTTCGGGTCTTCGTTGCGGGTCTGGCCGGTGCTGTTGGTCATGTTGACCGGCTGGCTGCTCGAGCCGACCTGCCACAGGAACACGTTCCACGCGTTGTTGGTGATGCCCATGAAGGCGAGCCACTTGCCGTCCGGGCTGAACACGGCGTTCATCGGGTCCTGGATGCCCCAGGCGCTTTTCGAGACCTGCGTCAGCGTGCGGGCGGCGAAGTCGTAGATGAAGAGCTGGCTGGTGCCGTCGCCGTAGCTCACGTAGCTGTGGTACGCGAGCTTGCCGGTGAGGCTGGCGGGAAACGAAGCGTTGGACTGCGTCGGCGGATTCGCGACGCAGTTGGCGAAAGCGGAGGTACCGAGCGCGGCGAGTACGGCACCGGTGGCGAAACGGGTAATGGCAAAGGGCAGACGCATGACCTGAGTTCCTGTACGAGTGATCCATCGACCCGAGACGGATCGATGCAGTACGCCCACGTCACAGCGCCGGATTCCGGGCAACGCTCCGCCATCCCGGCCGGGCCGGGTGATAGCGGGACCACAATCGTGGCAATGCGACGAGGCAGCGGAGACACGCCCCAGATGAAGACCCCCCCCGGTCGCTTCGTATCGTCGTGTTTGTTGTTGCTGGGGCCGTCGCCGAATCAGGGAAGGCGATCTCGGGGCGAGACTGTACGGGGTTCTCGCTTCGTCCGATAGCACGAGCAGCGGGCGGTTTTTCCGCTTTCATACGGTTGCGTGTCGCGGTGTCCACCTGTGCTGATCAACATGGCGCACAAATGTCGGCGACGGTCCCTATCGACCTGCACGGGGCACCACTTTTTTATGCGGCGAAATGCCACGCGGTACGGCACGAAAGATGCTGGGGCCATGCGCTCAGCGCGCGCGATGGCGCACGCGTTTCGCCCGCCGTGGCGGCATGACTTTCCATCGTCGGCAGCCGCATCCGCCGGATGCACGATCCACCGTAAGGATGACCGGCATGCGCGTGCGTTCGCTTCGGGCTGCCCGCGATGGCGATCCCTTCATGTCGTTCGGGCGGCCGGGTCGCGAGCCGGGTCGAGGGGATGACCGATGCGATGTGCGGCCGCTAGGCGAAGTGGCCGGTGCGCGTCCCGGCGGGCGGCATGGTTTCGAAGTGGAAGCCATGGTCGCTCTGCTTGGCGCGCCGCTTGGCGAGCGCGGCGGCGGCGCCGATGTCGTCGCTGCTGCGGGCGGCACCGGCGCGCACCTGCAGCGCGCCGACGGCCATCGTCACGCAGCGGAAGAAGGCCGGCAGGCCCTTGCGGTCTTCCGCGTGGATGCCGCCGGCGGCGCGGTCGGCCGGGGTGTACTTGGCGAGCGCGCTGCCGTTGAACGCGGTCATGGCGCGATGGAGCGGACGGCGGCACCCTCGCGCGCGCGGTGTCCTGGAACGGGAATCCTGAAGCACATCAATTCTTGGCGCGGCACCCTCGCGCGCGCGGTGTCCTGTGCCCCCACGCTTGTGGCCTGGGCGAGGCCCGGCGAACCCGGTTCGTGGCCGCCCACAATGACAAACGCCCGGCTGGGCCGGGCGTTTGCGCGATCAGTTCGATCGCTCCGATCGGAGCGAAGGGTCAGACCCCTTGCGGTACCCCGCCCGGCACCTGTTGGCCGGCAGGCGCGGGGGCGTCTTCGTGCACGTACTCGACTTCATCCAGGTAGCGCGTGTGCCAGCCGCTGGCCACGCCCCAGTGGTAGAAGGACAGCGAGACCGCCGACACGATGACCATGTCCCAGCCGTAGGGGATCAGGCCCAGGCCGCCGAATTCCTTGCTGCCGATGTACGACAGCGTGGCAATGGTGGGCAGGTAGCCGATCATCCACCAGGCGCCCTTGAGCTCGCGCTTGAAGTCGGGCCAGCCGGCCTTGGCCTGGTAGTAGAAGTACACCGGCAGGGCGACCAGCATCAGCACGATGATCTCGCCCGTCAGCGGCCACCGGGCCCAGTACAGGATCAGCGAGGCGCAGACGAAGGCGAACGGTGCGACCAGCGACAGGCCCGGCAGGCGCAGCGGACGATGCAGCCCCGGCGAGCTCTTGCGCAGCGACATCACGCTGATCGGGCCGGTCAGGTACGAGATCACGGTGGCCACCGAGATGACCGCCGCCAGCGCGCCCCAGCCGCGGAAGAAGAGCAGGAAGATGAACGACACCGCCAGGTTGAACCACATGGCCGAGCGCGACACGCCGAAGATCGGGTGCACGCGGCCGAAGATGGCCGGCATGGTGTTGTTGCGCTCCATCGCGTAGATCATGCGCGTGGTGGTCGCCATATAGGTGCTGCCGGTGCCCGACGGGCTCACGAAGGCGTCGAGGTACAGCACGATGGCCAGCCAGTTCAGGTTCAGCGCGATGGCCAGCTGGGCGAACGGCGAGTGGAAGTCGATGCCGTGCCAGCCCTTGACCAGCGATTCCGCGGGCACCGCGCCCAGGAAGGCGATCTGCAGCGCCACGTAGATGATGGCGGCCAGCACGATCGAGCCGATCACCGCCAGCGGCACGTTGCGGCCGGGGTTACGCGCCTCGCCGGCCAGGTTGATCGGGCTCTGGAAGCCGTTGAAGCTGAACACGATGCCGCAGGTGGCGATCGCGGTCAGTACCGACGACCAGCCGTACGGCGCGAAGCTCGCGGCGTCCGTGCCGCCGAAGTTCGACGGATGGAAGCCGGCGCCGATCAGCGCCACGGCGGTCAGCCCGGGAATGACGAACTTGAAGACGGTGATCGTGGTGTTGGCCTTGGCAAACACCTTGACGCCCCAGTAGTTGAGCAGGAAATAGATGATCACCAGCACGGCGGAGAGCGCCAGCCCCACCGGCGTCAGCTCGCCGTGCTGGAACAGACCCTGCGCCCAGGGCCATGGCCACGAGCTCATGTACTGGATCGAGGCCTCGGCCTCGATGGGAATGACGGTGACGATGGCGATCCAGTTGGCCCAGGCGGCCACGAAGCCCACCAGCGAGCCGTGCGAATAGCGTGCGTAGCGCACCATGCCGCCCGATTCCGGGAACATGGCGCCCAGCTCCGCGTAGGTCAGCGCGATGGCCAGGATGACGACGGCGCCGATGACCCAGGTAAAGATGGCGGCAGGGCCTGCCACCTTTGCCGCGTGGCCGGCGCCGAACAGCCAGCCGGAACCGATGATCGAGCCCAGGCCCGTGAGCATCAGGGGCCAAGCGCCGAGGTTGCGTTGTACGTGTTTTTCCAAGGGGTGTCTCCTTCCCGGCCAGTACGAGGCTGGACCAGGTATCGCGGCTTGACAGACCGCTTCCTTCGAACGGGGCGCGCCGGTTCGGCGTCACCCCACCGTCCCGCCTGCGGTTGTCGCGCGCGGGACATGCGCGTGCGGTCTGTCGTAGGATCGACCACACTTGGCCCGATCGCGAATGAAACCAGGCACAAAGTCAGGTTCCGGGGGAGATTCGCGAGACAGTCAGCGGCACTGTGCTTTGTACTGCACTTCTACCGCATATCGAGCGCTGCAATGGGCGGCAATGATAACCAAATCGGTGCAGGTTGCACTTTTTTTTCCACCTCGTTGAGTATTTTTATCTTCGATGGAGCACTCGTTCGCCAATCCGGTCGCACCCGGCCGGCCCATGCAGTGGCACCGGCGCGTGCTCGCGCTGGCGTTTCCGATCGTGCTGGCCAATCTGACCCAGCCGCTGCTGTCGGCGGTCGATACGGCGGTCGCGGGGCATTTGCCCGGGCCGGAATACCTGGGCGGCGTGGCGCTCGGGGGCGTGTTTTTCAATTTCGTGTTCTGGGGCTTCGGCTTCCTGCGCATGGGCACCACCGGCCTGGTGGCGCAGGCGCACGGCGCGGGCGATGCGCGGGGGCTGCGGGCCAACGTCGCGCGTGCGCTGCTGCTGGCGCTGGGCATCGGCCTGGCCCTGCTGGTGCTGCAGGGGCCGGCCATCCGCTTCACCCTGGCGCTGCTCGGGGCCAGCGATGCCGTGACGCGCATGGCCGGGATCTATTGCCATGCGCGCATCTGGTCGGCGCCGTTCGCGCTGGCCAACTATGTGGTGCTGGGCACGCTGCTGGGGCGCCAGCAAGTGCGGCTTGCCCTGCTGCTGCAGGTGTTCATCAATCTGGTCAACATGGTGGCGGTGCTCGGGCTCGTGCTGGGGGCCGGCCTGGGCGTGGGCGGGATCGGCGCGGCGACGGCCGTCGCCGATATCCTGGGCTTCGCGCTCGGCATGGCGCTGCTGCGGCTGCTGAGCCGTGACGGCATGCGGGGCCTGCCGCCGATGACGCGCGCCGAACTGCTGGCGCGCGACGCCTGGCGCCGGCTGATGGGGCTGAACGCCGATATCTTCCTGCGCACGGCCTGCCTGCTGGCCGCCTTCGGCTGGTTTGCCCACGCGGGCGCGCAGCAGGGCGACGTCATCCTCGCGGCCAATGCGCTGCTGCTCAATTTCCTGACCTTCATGGCTTACGGGCTCGACG includes these proteins:
- a CDS encoding APC family permease — its product is MEKHVQRNLGAWPLMLTGLGSIIGSGWLFGAGHAAKVAGPAAIFTWVIGAVVILAIALTYAELGAMFPESGGMVRYARYSHGSLVGFVAAWANWIAIVTVIPIEAEASIQYMSSWPWPWAQGLFQHGELTPVGLALSAVLVIIYFLLNYWGVKVFAKANTTITVFKFVIPGLTAVALIGAGFHPSNFGGTDAASFAPYGWSSVLTAIATCGIVFSFNGFQSPINLAGEARNPGRNVPLAVIGSIVLAAIIYVALQIAFLGAVPAESLVKGWHGIDFHSPFAQLAIALNLNWLAIVLYLDAFVSPSGTGSTYMATTTRMIYAMERNNTMPAIFGRVHPIFGVSRSAMWFNLAVSFIFLLFFRGWGALAAVISVATVISYLTGPISVMSLRKSSPGLHRPLRLPGLSLVAPFAFVCASLILYWARWPLTGEIIVLMLVALPVYFYYQAKAGWPDFKRELKGAWWMIGYLPTIATLSYIGSKEFGGLGLIPYGWDMVIVSAVSLSFYHWGVASGWHTRYLDEVEYVHEDAPAPAGQQVPGGVPQGV
- a CDS encoding MATE family efflux transporter; this translates as MEHSFANPVAPGRPMQWHRRVLALAFPIVLANLTQPLLSAVDTAVAGHLPGPEYLGGVALGGVFFNFVFWGFGFLRMGTTGLVAQAHGAGDARGLRANVARALLLALGIGLALLVLQGPAIRFTLALLGASDAVTRMAGIYCHARIWSAPFALANYVVLGTLLGRQQVRLALLLQVFINLVNMVAVLGLVLGAGLGVGGIGAATAVADILGFALGMALLRLLSRDGMRGLPPMTRAELLARDAWRRLMGLNADIFLRTACLLAAFGWFAHAGAQQGDVILAANALLLNFLTFMAYGLDGFAHAAEALVGAALGARDGRALRSAIRVSTLWSVLGAALFSLVYAVAGGAIIGWLTDQPAVREAARHALVWAALLPVVSVWGFQFDGVFIGATRTRELLLTMAFSALVFGLLAVALLPRWGNPGLWFAMLAFMALRGMTLGMLLPRVLNAAPAASPQAA